One Chanodichthys erythropterus isolate Z2021 chromosome 10, ASM2448905v1, whole genome shotgun sequence DNA segment encodes these proteins:
- the tmem126a gene encoding transmembrane protein 126A, whose product MTDNAMFVKDTGQGQTLPRAMIIEMLNKKFERLPDIDRKLFSYGPIYLAGNAGFAGLVANSFYRRALNVTQGRFTSSLPMAVLPFLTTAALYTATVTNPLMSGDLNCPTCTLMRGALVGVVGGGIYPILLALPVNAGLAARYNSAPMPEKGNMMRFWMNLSKPIVRKMYVVLLLQSLFGTYLSSRHFEIYLKILKIPDSDSEELHD is encoded by the exons ATGACAGACAACGCGATGTTTGTGAAAGACACAGGCCAAGGCCAGACATTACCCAGGGCAATGATTATTGAAATGCTGAATAAGAAGTTTGAAAGGCTCCCTGATATCGACAG AAAACTGTTTTCATATGGCCCCATATATTTGGCTGGCAACGCTGGATTTGCTGGTTTGGTAGCCAACAGCTTTTATAGGCGTGCACTCAATGTCACCCAAGGACGATTTACTTCCAGCCTTCCCATGGCTGTTCTTCCCTTTCTGACAACTGCAGCACTGTACACTGCGACCGTCACAAACCCCCTCATGTCAG GTGACCTGAACTGCCCAACCTGTACCCTGATGAGAGGGGCTTTGGTGGGTGTGGTTGGTGGTGGCATATATCCTATTTTGTTGGCTTTACCTGTTAATGCTGGTCTTGCAGCCAG GTATAACAGTGCACCAATGCCAGAGAAAGGCAACATGATGCGCTTCTGGATGAACCTGAGCAAACCCATTGTACGGAAGATGTATGTTGTTCTACTGCTACAGAGTTTGTTTGGAACTTATTTAAGTTCTAGGCACTTTGAGATCTACCTAAAAATTCTGAAAATTCCAGATTCTGACAGTGAAGAGCTTCACGATTAG
- the sytl2a gene encoding uncharacterized protein sytl2a isoform X2 yields the protein MIDLSYLTEEEQEMILTVLKRDAELKKLEEQRIKQLRKTERDRGRLKYLTGEWFYETKYHRHRDRIHGSDIIRASMRQRKPVTILELTQRWSEKPTCVYGEKKDVYIPPELSGLIEDLSTQSQNQRVDDEAQQERQRLQIKPRHNPFNSVRSQRNEARLNNGVKEADQTPAEEPFLPAENYTLHHTTLNTDNTDTHVATQCKPVPKKRLLLYSCKDSSLDTGSSDSGVSQVMTPAPRGILKHNSSSCSSTDSLLLHIPTNDGSSSQSSATVSPISPKTPISPPLSPCSVHSASGWLDRKQVRFSSVGGPIESVQGEHCVLEEDWSPVLDQDRSDITENGRHEHYGEPQSSQVSNIHSSTKVTGKAIELSEEGQTDKVTVEEGRPISKLLEWFGRGSRNGKLKESSVKREMNEEEPKESPEAMSEDSAPPVDKPNTKPPPKPRRGFFALFSREEKKDKISEVQASDKEAICQDKTESLECEPSCTLRPEADDNILQKIYVPTESRMAEILKDKNKPDRLICEDTPPREKFDQGEVSPGKMAVLKSFWEKGNRGPKIISIKKESEVEESETSHLNENYHNALDRRLSDSNISPSKPKSSVPNPAAVESTTGEISSVSPRKASKGGAISASHEDGNPSTLDSSKVSEDSSSELQTLTVKSNVKLSPSSLLKYKDNSLGSELQEESIYRDISDLKKEISTFKMSLSQQEDKVSINDLKSFWENEKSGLRVIVGSPTCTANIKDPSTESSPKRSSGGLSEPPFDMRSNSPSSPDRMSFKESGLIAEKEKMEKTEEKQRSPIRVPLQDLQGIRGRVSYVTMNISNFRQSVSDKHTKPSPPSSPFRSLPPKGQHDKPQSADIYQPKDQDQTRTPSPLRQTKVPRRDSYPNKESKKDGSPLRTFMIDINPGDRSPCDLRVKSGQTRSCTSPEHQGKTLEGRIDDRPIVLKERKLSLDSLTRFYIPLSLHHYLGLPEQTVLGEREQVKVQAYEIFEQMNQGRVSNESSPSRQSLPESEEITFDSSGSSTPEAWSISHTSSYWDSEDEGPVKAALERANARPISISKSLEDLTSTPLQRWKTDPRSDVRKSMENVSAVNPNTKTSFSDPEQVKMMSMSVPAFMQQEMDCGNSDCASVSSSQYDRLRTCNTPSNFSTCSEVASMSSVTGSVMSIYSSEFGNVEVKGTIQFAIHYVQKLGEFHIFVVQCKDLAIADVKRNRSDPYVKCYLLPDKAKYGKKKTCVRKKTLDPAYNEILRFKIPMEMLKTQKLNISVWHNDTFGRNSFLGEVEVDLAEWDFNNTQMNEYLLKGRVQVPTSPKHSVGGGEMSAEIKVALRFLPQTYHSQKNKGNGEMQIWVKECKNLPISRGVAIDPFVKCAVLPDASRKNRQKTRVLKRSSNPVFNHTMVYDGFRQEDLKEACVELTVWDHDRLNNHFIGGIRLGPGTGKSYGTEVNWMDSNAAEAALWERMMQSQNEWVEDVLPLRMMVMARMSR from the exons GGTGGACGATGAAGCCCAGCAGGAAAGACAGAGACTTCAAATCAAG cCTAGGCACAATCCATTCAATAGTGTGCGATCACAGAGAAATGAAGCCAGACTTAACAATGGAGTGAAGGAGGCCGACCAGACACCTGCTGAGG AGCCTTTCCTTCCAGCTGAGAACTACACTCTCCATCACACTACTCTAAACACAGACAACACTGACACCCATGTAGCCACTCAATGCAAACCTGTGCCAAAAAAGAGATTGCTGCTGTATTCCTGCAAAGACTCTTCCCTGGACACCGGCAGCAGTGACAGTGGAGTTAGTCAGGTCATGACCCCTGCTCCCAGAGGCATCCTGAAGCACAACAGCTCCAGTTGTAGCTCTACCGACTCCCTGCTACTCCACATTCCCACCAATGATGGCAGCAGCAGTCAGTCTTCTGCTACGGTCAGCCCCATCAGTCCTAAAACTCCCATCAGCCCTCCTCTTTCCCCCTGTTCAGTGCACTCTGCTTCAGGGTGGTTAGATAGGAAACAGGTCCGCTTCTCCTCTGTCGGCGGGCCTATAGAAAGTGTGCAAGGAGAGCACTGTGTGCTGGAGGAAGATTGGAGTCCTGTGTTGGACCAGGATAGAAGTGATATCACAGAAAACG GTCGTCATGAACATTATGGTGAACCTCAGTCCTCACAGGTGTCCAACATCCACAGCTCCACTAAAGTAACAGGTAAGGCCATTGAGTTGAGTGAAGAGGGCCAGACTGATAAGGTTACAGTGGAAGAGGGTCGCCCAATTTCAAAGTTACTTGAATGGTTTGGGAGAGGCTCTCGAAATGGAAAGCTGAAAGAGTCATCAGTCAAGAGAGAGATGAATGAAGAGGAACCAAAAGAAAGCCCAGAAGCCATGTCCGAAGATTCAGCACCTCCAGTTGACAAGCCAAACACCAAGCCACCACCAAAGCCCCGTAGGGGGTTTTTTGCATTGTTTTCGAGAGAAGAGAAAAAAGACAAGATTTCCGAAGTTCAAGCATCTGACAAAGAAGCGATATGTCAAGATAAAACAGAAAGTTTAGAATGTGAACCCTCTTGCACTTTGAGGCCTGAGGCGGATGATAATATACTTCAGAAGATCTATGTTCCTACAGAGAGCAGGATGGCTGAAAtattaaaagataaaaacaaaCCAGACAGACTAATATGTGAAGATACTCCTCCAAGAGAGAAGTTTGACCAAGGTGAGGTATCACCAGGAAAAATGGCCGTCCTGAAGTCATTCTGGGAAAAGGGGAACAGAGGACCTAAAATAATAAGCATTAAAAAAGAATCTGAGGTAGAAGAAAGTGAGACATCTCACCTTAATGAGAATTATCACAACGCATTAGACAGAAGGTTGTCAGATTCAAACATCAGCCCATCAAAACCCAAATCCAGTGTTCCAAACCCAGCTGCTGTAGAATCTACAACAGGTGAAATTTCTTCTGTATCACCTAGAAAAGCATCCAAAGGTGGTGCTATATCAGCCTCACATGAAGATGGGAACCCTTCTACTTTGGACAGCAGTAAGGTCTCAGAAGACTCAAGCAGTGAACTACAAACTCTCACAGTGAAATCAAATGTCAAACTGTCACCTAGTTCACTGCTAAAATATAAAGATAATTCTCTGGGCAGTGAGCTACAAGAAGAGTCAATCTACAGGGATATATCAGACCTGAAGAAGGAAATCTCCACCTTCAAAATGTCCCTCAGTCAACAGGAAGATAAAGTCTCGATCAATGATCTCAAGTCATTTTGGGAGAACGAAAAAAGTGGCCTTAGAGTAATTGTAGGCTCACCAACATGTACAGCCAACATTAAAGACCCGTCCACAGAGTCATCTCCAAAACGTTCTTCAGGAGGACTTTCTGAACCTCCGTTTGACATGAGGTCAAACAGCCCAAGTTCCCCAGACAGAATGAGTTTCAAAGAGTCTGGTTTGATTGCAGAAAAAGAGAAGATGGAAAAGACTGAGGAAAAACAAAGAAGTCCAATTAGAGTGCCATTACAAGACCTTCAAGGTATCAGAGGTAGGGTTTCTTACGTCACCATGAATATTTCCAATTTCAGACAGTCAgtttcagacaaacacacaaagCCAAGTCCACCATCATCTCCCTTCAGAAGTCTCCCTCCAAAAGGTCAACATGATAAGCCACAGTCCGCTGACATTTACCAACCAAAAGACCAAGATCAAACCAGAACGCCCAGCCCATTACGGCAGACTAAAGTACCTCGTAGAGATTCATATCCAAACAAGGAGTCCAAGAAGGATGGTTCTCCCTTAAGAACCTTTATGATAGATATCAATCCTGGCGACAGAAGTCCATGCGATCTTAGGGTTAAATCAGGGCAAACTAGGTCGTGTACCTCTCCTGAACACCAAGGGAAGACTTTGGAAGGACGCATTGATGATAGACCCATCGTGCTTAAAGAACGAAAGCTGTCATTGGACTCTCTGACCCGGTTTTATATTCCCCTGAGTTTACACCATTACCTTGGCTTACCCGAGCAGACGGTCTTAGGTGAAAGAGAACAGGTTAAGGTGCAGGCATATGAAATATTTGAACAGATGAACCAAGGCAGAGTGAGCAATGAGAGTTCCCCTTCTCGACAATCCCTACCTGAATCAGAGGAGATCACCTTTGACTCCTCAGGGAGCTCCACACCTGAAGCCTGGTCAATCTCACACACCAGTTCATACT GGGATAGTGAGGATGAAGGCCCTGTCAAAGCTGCTCTGGAACGAGCCAATGCCAGACCCATCTCTATTTCCAAAAGTCTAGAGGACCTAACATCCACACCTTTAC AGAGATGGAAGACTGACCCAAGGAGTGATGTTAGGAAGAGTATGGAAAATG TGTCTGCAGTCAATCCCAACACCAAAACATCCTTCTCCGACCCAGAACAGGTGAAGATGATGAGTATGTCTGTACCTGCATTCATGCAACAAGAG ATGGATTGCGGAAACAGTGACTGTGCATCAGTGAGCAGTTCCCAATATGACAGACTGAGAACATGCAACACTCCTTCTAATTTTAGCACTTGCTCTGAAGTGGCCTCAATGTCCTCT GTCACTGGCAGTGTGATGAGCATCTACAGTAGCGAGTTTGGTAATGTGGAGGTCAAAGGCACAATCCAGTTCGCCATTCACTACGTACAAAAACTGGGAGAGTTCCACATCTTTGTTGTGCAGTGCAAGGACCTCGCCATAGCGGATGTTAAGAGGAACCGATCTGATCC GTATGTTAAATGTTACTTGCTACCTGATAAAGCAAAAtatggaaagaaaaaaacatgcgTGAGGAAGAAGACTCTGGATCCAGCTTATAACGAAATCCTACGG TTTAAGATTCCAATGGAGATGCTGAAAACCCAGAAGCTGAACATCTCTGTGTGGCACAATGACACATTTGGGCGTAACAGCTTTCTTGGAGAGGTTGAGGTTGATCTGGCCGAATGGGATTTCAATAACACGCAAATGAATGAATATCTACTTAAAGGAAGG GTTCAGGTTCCCACCAGCCCAAAACATTCTGTCGGTGGTGGAGAAATGAGTGCAGAGATTAAAGTAGCTCTGCGTTTTCTCCCGCAGACTTATCACA GTCAGAAGAACAAGGGGAATGGTGAGATGCAAATATGGGTGAAAGAATGCAAGAATCTGCCTATTTCCAGGGGTGTTGCCATTGACCCATTTGTCAAATG TGCAGTCCTCCCAGATGCCAGTCGAAAAAACCGTCAGAAGACCAGAGTGTTGAAGAGGTCTTCTAACCCAGTGTTTAACCACACCATGGTGTATGATGGCTTTAGACAAGAGGACCTCAAAGAGGCCTGTGTGGAGCTTACAGTGTGGGATCATGACAGACTTAACAACCACTTCATTGGGGGTATTAGACTTGGCCCTGGAACAG GTAAAAGTTACGGCACTGAAGTGAACTGGATGGACTCTAACGCTGCTGAAGCAGCCCTGTGGGAAAGAATGATGCAATCTCAGAATGAATGGGTGGAAGATGTATTACCTCTGAGAATGATGGTCATGGCAAGAATGTCTAGATAG